The stretch of DNA GATTTCATTTAAAACAGGAGCCTGTTCACAGGATTGTGCTTATTGCGCGCAGTCATCACGATACACCACACATGTAATTCCGCATAGATCGTTAAGTGTTGAAGAAGTTTTAAACGAAGCAATTGAAGCAAAACAGGAAGGAGTGGAGCGTGTATGTTTAAGCGCATCGTGGCGTGATATACCTGATGGAAAAGAATTTGAAAATGTTTTGGAAATGATTTCCCAAATAAAAAAAGAAGGATTGAGTGTGTGTTGTACCATGGGGATGATGAATGAAGACCAGGCTGCAAAACTTGCTGATGCAGGTATTACAGCATACAATCATAACCTTGATACTTCCGATGAACATTATCCAAAAATCATAACAACACGTTCATATAAAGAAAGACTGGCAACTATAGACTGCCTGATTAATGCCGGAGTTCAGCATTGCACCGGTGGAATCATTGGTTTGGGTGAAACGGATGAAGATAGAATTTCAATGATTCATCAATTAGCAACAATGCGGAAACATCCGTACACTGTGCCTTTGAATGTACTTGTCCCTGTTAAAGGAACTCCATTGGAAAATAATCCCATTCTTTCATCATGGGAAATGATGCGGATGATAGCCACCGTGAGAATGGTTATGCCAAAATCGATGATATGTCTTGCTGCCGGCAGAAAGCAAATGACAGAAGAAGCGCAGGCATTATGTTTTTTAGCCGGAGCAAATTCTATTTTTGTAGGAACAAAATTATTAACAACACCAAATCCTGAAATTGATAGCGATATGGAATTGTTGAAAATATTGGGGTTGCAAGCACATTGAAATAAAAATGTCATTAAGTCATTTATTGTCATTAAAAGTAAATTAGGAAATTGATTGAAAAAATAAACGATAAGAGGTGGCAAATATTTAATATGTATTATTTGAAAATTGTCCCGTAGGGACAGAATATTGGTAAAAATATAATACATATAATTGAGAGCCCACACGCCATAGGGCGATGCAGGTAGGGGCGAAATATAAATGTTTGTTGAATTCAAAATCGTAATTCATAAATCTAAAATCATAAAATCTAAAATAACTTTGTTCTCTTCCGAAAAATATTTAAATGACGCTCTTGATAAACGCAGGAACAACGGCTCATTCCGAACATTAAAAGTGTTGCATGATATGGTCGATTTTTGTTCGAACGATTATCTTGGATTTTCAACAACCGGCGAGCTTCATGCGCGCATACTTGATTTTAATCAGAAACAACCCAGGCAAATTGTTGAAGGCTCAACCGGCTCACGCCTGATATCAGGTAATTCAGCAGTTACCGAAAGTTTGGAAGAATTTATTGCTTCTTATCACGATGCAGAAGCTGCACTGATTTTTAATTCAGGCTATGATGCCAATGTCGGGCTTTTCTCAAGTGTTCCCAAAAGAGGCGATACCATTTTTTATGATGAGTTGGTACATGCATCCATCCGTGACGGTATCCGTTTGAGCTATGCAAAGGCTTATTCATTCAGGCATAATGATGTGGAACATTTGAAAGAATTATTTAAACTGGCTAATGGAAATGTTTACGTTGCTGTTGAAAGTGTGTATTCGATGGATGGTGACAAAGCACCTATAATTGAGATTGCTGCTTTTTGTGATGAAAAAAATGCCAACCTTATTGTTGACGAAGCCCATGCCACCGGTGTTTTTGGCCCACAGGGAAAAGGTTGTGTAGCTGAAAATATTTTAGAGAAGAAAGTTTTTGCAAGAGTACATACTTATGGAAAAGCAATGGGAACGCATGGTGCAGTGGTTGCTGGAAGTAAAATATTAAAAGATTACTTAATAAATTTTGCACGTTCGTTTATTTATACTACCGCTTTACCTTTGCATTCGCTGATAGCAATACGTTGTGCTTATGCTTTGCTTTCTGAAAGCGACGAAGCAAACCAATCGTTACTGAAGAATATTAAATTTTTCAGAAAGATTGTTTATGAAAACGAAAAGATAAATATTATAAAAAGCTCAAGTCCGATTCAAAGTATAATTATCCCGGGTAATGAAAAAGTTGTTGCAGTTGCTAAAGCAATACAGGTAAAAGGATTTGATGTGCGCCCCATCCTGAGCCCTACGGTGACGGCAGGAAAAGAAAGATTGCGGATTTGTATTCATTCATTTAATAACGAAGAAGAAATAAAAACGTTAACAGAAATAATTGAAAAGTTTGTGTAAAAAGATATCGCTGATTCTCGTAAATTAAACGCTCTGCGAAAATTTGCGAAATAAATCTGCGAATATCTGCGAGAAATATTTGTAAGATAAAATGAAAAAATATTTTGTAACAGGCATCGGTACAGGGGTAGGGAAGACGGTAGTTTCAGCAATTTTGGTTGAAGCTTTGAAAGCCGATTACTGGAAACCTATACAGTGTGGTGAGCTTGAAAATTCCGATTCGGATATTGTACGAAATTTAATTTCTAATTCACAAACAAAAATTCATCCTGAAACCTATCGGCTTAAAACTCCGGCATCGCCGCATTATGCAGCCGAAGTAGAAAAAATAAAAATCGATATTGAGAAAATTATTATTCCTGAAACAAAAAATGATTTAATTATTGAAGGTGCCGGCGGACTGATGGTTCCATTGAATGATGATTTTTTAATGATAGATTTAATCAAACAGTTGAATGCGGAAGTGATTCTTGTTTCGCAAAATTATTTAGGAAGTATAAATCATACTTTACTTTCACTAGAAGCGTTAAAAAGCCGCAATATTCCTGTGAAAGGAATTGTTTTTAACAGTGAGCCAAATCATTCTTCTGAAAAATATATACTTGAAAATTCAAAAATTCCCTGCGTATTAAATCTGTTTCAACAGAAAAAAGTTGACAAGGCTTTAGTTGTAAAGTACGCGACAAAAATAATTAATCTTGTATAAAGCAGAAATATTATTTCTCTGTGGAACTCTGGAAACTCAGTGCTCTCAGTGTTGAAAAATTTAAAACTCAAAGTACACTGAGAAAAATAAAAAGAGTTACACCGAGGTTTTAAATATTTTTAAGAAAAAAGGGAATAATGAAAAAATCAAAATTCCCTTTTCTGTTATCAGTACTGGATTTGAGCAGTATGTCTTTTTTTATAACAATCCGCCATTTTTATAAATAGCAATCTGAACATCGGTAAATTTATCAATATCGGCGGTCTTATTATTTTTTAGATTTGTTACTTTGCCCTGGGCCATATCTACTTTTATTTTATCACCATCCTGTAAGTCAATGACTGCAATCTTTTCGGGGTTGTAAGTTAAAATAGGCATAGCTGCATTAATAGCATTTCGTTCGTATATCGCTCCATACGATTCGGCAAGAATACAAGATATTCCAAGAGAAATAAAACAGTCAACAGCTTGCTGACGTGAACTTCCGGCACCAAAATTTTTCGCTGTAATAATGATATCTCCTGCTTTTGCTTTCTTAGCAAAGTCTTCGTAACCTTTTAAATTATCAAAAGAGTATTGTCCCATTTCCTTGATATCAGTAATGGTCAGGTAACGGTTGTGATATATCATATCGGTATCAATATCATCTTTTTTGATAATCCAAACGCGACCTTCAACAACCAAAGGCTTTTCGGCGATTTCTTTTTTTACAACAGCTGAT from Bacteroidales bacterium encodes:
- the bioB gene encoding biotin synthase BioB; the protein is MQAISNNWTKQQIREIYKLPLIDLIFKAASLHREFHEYSKIKISKLISFKTGACSQDCAYCAQSSRYTTHVIPHRSLSVEEVLNEAIEAKQEGVERVCLSASWRDIPDGKEFENVLEMISQIKKEGLSVCCTMGMMNEDQAAKLADAGITAYNHNLDTSDEHYPKIITTRSYKERLATIDCLINAGVQHCTGGIIGLGETDEDRISMIHQLATMRKHPYTVPLNVLVPVKGTPLENNPILSSWEMMRMIATVRMVMPKSMICLAAGRKQMTEEAQALCFLAGANSIFVGTKLLTTPNPEIDSDMELLKILGLQAH
- a CDS encoding pyridoxal phosphate-dependent aminotransferase family protein, whose amino-acid sequence is MFVEFKIVIHKSKIIKSKITLFSSEKYLNDALDKRRNNGSFRTLKVLHDMVDFCSNDYLGFSTTGELHARILDFNQKQPRQIVEGSTGSRLISGNSAVTESLEEFIASYHDAEAALIFNSGYDANVGLFSSVPKRGDTIFYDELVHASIRDGIRLSYAKAYSFRHNDVEHLKELFKLANGNVYVAVESVYSMDGDKAPIIEIAAFCDEKNANLIVDEAHATGVFGPQGKGCVAENILEKKVFARVHTYGKAMGTHGAVVAGSKILKDYLINFARSFIYTTALPLHSLIAIRCAYALLSESDEANQSLLKNIKFFRKIVYENEKINIIKSSSPIQSIIIPGNEKVVAVAKAIQVKGFDVRPILSPTVTAGKERLRICIHSFNNEEEIKTLTEIIEKFV
- the bioD gene encoding dethiobiotin synthase, whose amino-acid sequence is MKKYFVTGIGTGVGKTVVSAILVEALKADYWKPIQCGELENSDSDIVRNLISNSQTKIHPETYRLKTPASPHYAAEVEKIKIDIEKIIIPETKNDLIIEGAGGLMVPLNDDFLMIDLIKQLNAEVILVSQNYLGSINHTLLSLEALKSRNIPVKGIVFNSEPNHSSEKYILENSKIPCVLNLFQQKKVDKALVVKYATKIINLV